Proteins encoded within one genomic window of Oryza brachyantha chromosome 7, ObraRS2, whole genome shotgun sequence:
- the LOC102707044 gene encoding pyrrolidone-carboxylate peptidase, whose amino-acid sequence MGSEGPSVVTVHITGFKKFHGVAENPTEKIVSNLKSFVEKKGLPKNLVLGSCTILETAGQGALGTLYKVLESAVAERENGSSAQGQVIWIHFGVNSGATRFALENQAVNEATFRCPDELGWKPQRVPIVPSDGGISRTRETTLPVNELTKSLRKTGYDVMPSDDAGRFVCNYVYYHSLRFAEQHGIKSLFVHVPLFLTIDEEVQMHFVASLLEALAVLN is encoded by the exons ATGGGATCGGAAGGACCTTCAGTTGTTACTGTGCACATTACTGGATTTAAGAAGTTCCATGGGGTTGCTGAGAACCCAACTGAGAAAATCGTGAGCAATCTGAAATCATTCGTGGAAAAGAAAGGATTGCCAAAAAACCTTGTGCTTGGGAGCTGCACAATTCTTGAAACTGCAGGGCAGGGAGCGCTTGGCACATTATATAAGGTTTTGGAATCTGCCGTTGCAGAAAGAGAGAACGGGTCATCAGCTCAGGGGCAAGTAATTTGG ATCCACTTTGGAGTCAATAGTGGTGCAACAAGGTTTGCTCTTGAGAATCAAGCTGTTAATGAAGCGACCTTCCGTTGTCCAGATGAGCTAGGGTGGAAACCTCAG AGGGTCCCTATTGTGCCATCCGATGGAGGCATCTCACGGACAAGAGAG ACTACCCTTCCAGTAAATGAGTTAACCAAGTCACTCAGGAAGACAGGCTACGACGTAATGCCGTCAGACGATGCCGGTCGGTTCGTATGCAACTATGTGTATTATCACTCTCTTCGGTTTGCAGAGCAACACGGCATCAAATCTCTGTTTGTACATGTACCCCTGTTCTTGACGATCGATGAGGAGGTCCAGATGCATTTTGTTGCTTCCCTTCTCGAAGCTCTTGCTGTCTTGAActag